A window of the Paralichthys olivaceus isolate ysfri-2021 chromosome 5, ASM2471397v2, whole genome shotgun sequence genome harbors these coding sequences:
- the syngr2a gene encoding synaptogyrin-2a: MQPSAYGASLAGGAFDVMNFVRQPQTILRCLSWLFSIVVFATITAEGYINSAEQQDAKCIFNSNESACSYGVGIGVLAFLACVVFLVLDAYFPQISNAKERKYIVIGDLGFSAAWTFLWFICFCVLASQWSHTPDQSALPSDAARAIVAFSFFSIITWALSSYFAYARYRQGVNDFEQDYRDPATDHTTPYPPAPYPSGPTGYQQSPFSHNQEQPGDYQPPAY; encoded by the exons ATGCAGCCCAGCGCTTACGGGGCCTCTTTGGCCGGTGGTGCTTTCGATGTGATGAACTTTGTCAGACAGCCTCAGACCATCCTGCGCTGCCTGAGCTGG TTGTTTTCCATTGTTGTATTTGCAACTATCACAGCAGAGGGCTACATTAACTCAGCTGAACAGCAAGATGCCAAATGCATCTTTAACAGCAACGAGAGTGCCTGCAGCTACGGGGTGGGAATCGGAGTCCTGGCCTTCCTGGCTTGCGTTGTCTTCCTTGTTCTGGACGCCTACTTCCCACAGATCAGCAACGCCAAGGAGAGAAAATACATTGTCATAGGAGATTTAGGCTTCTCAG ccGCTTGGACATTTCTGTGGTTCATCTGCTTCTGTGTCTTGGCAAGCCAGTGGTCCCACACTCCCGATCAGTCTGCTCTCCCTAGTGATGCTGCACGGGCTATTGTggccttctccttcttctcaaTCATCACCTGG GCTCTCTCGTCCTACTTTGCGTATGCACGGTATCGTCAGGGCGTGAATGACTTTGAGCAGGACTACAGAGACCCAGCTACCGACCACACTACTCCATACCCACCAGCCCCTTACCCCAGTGGTCCCACAGGCTACCAGCAGTCACCTTTCTCCCACAATCAGGAGCAACCAGGGGACTACCAACCTCCAGCTTATTGA
- the LOC109638674 gene encoding transmembrane channel-like protein 6 isoform X3, giving the protein MSFNVNICQMDSDSDYENLREGQPGQGLILSEPADSTQGSPETLQLDMIESTESWSSSSDHMRDEALDAEQITSLRRHHWSAATQKVLSHMPSCTTGKHNAAEMSNKRDQLVSDLRGLAVREGMRKLRAMPLSLGNKMEHRRLAFSDIAEGSYTSRNIPCRSGHCGRISRTCRHCLFSCLTILGSLQLWNSAMKRVSGRFGTGVLSYFLFLRTLLCLNLLLFVINGLFVVIPQAIYPPPGYNSNLDTFTGLELLTGTGYLSQSVMFYGYYTNTNITVCHATHSTHGCHTVPYNIPAAYFLTIAFAFFIICIILVYSISKSFGRSFHVLKSNGNLAVNVFCAWDFKLSKKTSVRFQSEKISNQLKATIKPVGDAKGLLLSAVVSGINLLLPGLFNLCAWVEKHDSPSVCVHVSIFRNLLLKITIVGLLCYRWLGRIAVEPERQNIKCWENFVGQEVYRLLLMDFIFTLLYTFLGEFLWRLFSKQVRGRNRKPVFDIARNVLELIYGQTLTWLGVLFAPLLPAVQIIKLLVLFYIKKSSLMVNCQAPRKPWRASQMTTLFITMLCIPSFVSAAVVVTYTIWTIKPSSGCGPFRNLDTMFKSGKMWAQELKEANPVLSWLGWVYNSLVENPVFLFLASGIFLLVIYFHAQVVDGQRKIISRLENQIENEGKDKKFLITKLQAICEQNSLVSH; this is encoded by the exons ATGAGCTTCAATGTCAACATTTGTCAAAtggattctgattctgactaTGA gaaTCTCAGAGAAGGTCAACCAGGTCAGGGCCTCATCCTCAGTGAACCAGCAGATAGCACCCAGGGGTCCCCTGAGACCCTGCAGTTGGATATGATTGAAAGCACAG agAGCTGGTCGTCCTCAAGTGACCACATGAGGGATGAGGCTCTTGATGCTGAGCAGATCACATCCCTGCGGAGGCACCACTGGTCAGCTGCCACTCAGAAAGTCCTCTCTCACATGCCGAGCTGCACCACTG GGAAACATAATGCTGCAGAAATGTCCAACAAGAGGGACCAGCTGGTGTCAGACCTCCGAGGCCTCGCTGTGAGAGAGGGCATGCGGAAGCTGCGGGCAATGCCACTCAGCCTGGGCAATAAGATGGAGCACAG GCGTCTTGCTTTCAGTGACATAGCTGAAGGTTCATATACCAGCAGAAATATTCCATGCCGCAGTGGTCACTGTGGGCGCATTTCAAGG ACTTGTCGTCACTGCCTGTTCAGCTGCCTCACCATCCTCGGTTCCCTCCAGCTGTGGAATTCAGCCATGAAGAGGGTGAGCGGACGTTTCGGAACCGGAGTGCTCTCCTACTTCCTGTTCCTCCGAACCCTCCTGTGCTTGAACCTCCTGCTCTTCGTCATCAACGGCCTGTTCGTGGTCATCCCTCAAGCCATCTACCCTCCTCCTGGTTATAACTCGAACCTGGACACTTTCACTGGCCTTGAGCTTTTAACGGGCACG GGCTACCTCTCTCAGAGTGTGATGTTTTATGGCTACTACACCAACACCAACATCACAGTTTGTCATGCTACTCATTCGACCCATGGTTGCCACACGGTGCCATACAACATACCTGCGGCCTACTTCCTCACCATCGCCTTTGCTTTCTTCATTATCTGCATCATCCTGGTATACAG CATTTCCAAGTCCTTTGGGAGAAGTTTTCACGTCCTCAAGTCGAATGGTAATCTGGCAGTCAACGTTTTCTGCGCCTGGGACTTTAAACTAAGCAAGAAGACGTCTGTCAGATTTCAGTCAGAAAAAATCAGCAATCAGCTCAAA GCCACCATTAAACCCGTTGGAGACGCTAAGGGGCTTCTCTTGTCTGCAGTGGTGTCAGGCATCAACCTGCTCCTCCCAGGCCTCTTCAACCTGTGTGCGTGGGTCGAGAAACATGACTCACCCAGTGTCTGTGTCCATGTCTCCATTTTCAG GAACCTGTTGTTGAAGATCACTATTGTTGGACTGCTGTGTTACCGCTGGCTGGGGAGAATAGCTGTGGAACCAGAAAGGCAGAATATCAAG TGCTGGGAGAACTTTGTGGGACAAGAAGTGTATCGCTTGCTCCTGATGGACTTTATCTTCACGTTGCTTTACACCTTTTTGGGAGAGTTCCTGTGGAG GCTCTTTTCCAAGCAAGTGCGGGGAAGGAACAGAAAGCCAGTGTTTGACATTGCTCGTAATGTGCTGGAGCTCATTTATGGACAAACTCTTACTTG GCTCGGAGTGCTGTTTGCTCCACTTCTACCCGCAGTGCAAATTATAAAACTGCTTGTGCTGTTTTACATCAAGAAG AGCAGTCTGATGGTAAACTGTCAGGCCCCCAGAAAGCCCTGGAGGGCCAGTCAGATGACAACACTGTTCATCACTATGTTGTGTATCCCGTCATTTGTCAGTGCTGCCGTGGTTGTCACTTATACAATTTGGAC GATTAAACCCTCATCAGGGTGCGGACCTTTCAGGAATCTCGACACAATGTTTAAGTCAGGGAAAATGTGGGCCCAGGAGCTGAAGGAGGCCAACCCAGTCTTGTCTTGGCTCGGCTGGGTCTACAATTCTCTGGTGGAGAACCCAGTTTTCTTATTCCTCGCCAGTGGAATCTTTTT aTTGGTGATATACTTTCACGCCCAAGTTGTTGATGGCCAAAGGAAAATCATAAGTCGGTTGGAAAATCAAATTGAAAAC GAGGGTAAGGACAAAAAGTTCCTTATTACCAAACTGCAAGCGATTTGTGAACAGAATAGTCTGGTTTCTCATTGA
- the LOC109638674 gene encoding transmembrane channel-like protein 6 isoform X1 produces MSFNVNICQMDSDSDYENLREGQPGQGLILSEPADSTQGSPETLQLDMIESTESWSSSSDHMRDEALDAEQITSLRRHHWSAATQKVLSHMPSCTTGKHNAAEMSNKRDQLVSDLRGLAVREGMRKLRAMPLSLGNKMEHRRLAFSDIAEGSYTSRNIPCRSGHCGRISRTCRHCLFSCLTILGSLQLWNSAMKRVSGRFGTGVLSYFLFLRTLLCLNLLLFVINGLFVVIPQAIYPPPGYNSNLDTFTGLELLTGTGYLSQSVMFYGYYTNTNITVCHATHSTHGCHTVPYNIPAAYFLTIAFAFFIICIILVYSISKSFGRSFHVLKSNGNLAVNVFCAWDFKLSKKTSVRFQSEKISNQLKELLSEMITGDNEKSCIQRLCRLIVHLLAWTMCLAGICLGAMAVHYMSEATIKPVGDAKGLLLSAVVSGINLLLPGLFNLCAWVEKHDSPSVCVHVSIFRNLLLKITIVGLLCYRWLGRIAVEPERQNIKCWENFVGQEVYRLLLMDFIFTLLYTFLGEFLWRLFSKQVRGRNRKPVFDIARNVLELIYGQTLTWLGVLFAPLLPAVQIIKLLVLFYIKKSSLMVNCQAPRKPWRASQMTTLFITMLCIPSFVSAAVVVTYTIWTIKPSSGCGPFRNLDTMFKSGKMWAQELKEANPVLSWLGWVYNSLVENPVFLFLASGIFLLVIYFHAQVVDGQRKIISRLENQIENEGKDKKFLITKLQAICEQNSLVSH; encoded by the exons ATGAGCTTCAATGTCAACATTTGTCAAAtggattctgattctgactaTGA gaaTCTCAGAGAAGGTCAACCAGGTCAGGGCCTCATCCTCAGTGAACCAGCAGATAGCACCCAGGGGTCCCCTGAGACCCTGCAGTTGGATATGATTGAAAGCACAG agAGCTGGTCGTCCTCAAGTGACCACATGAGGGATGAGGCTCTTGATGCTGAGCAGATCACATCCCTGCGGAGGCACCACTGGTCAGCTGCCACTCAGAAAGTCCTCTCTCACATGCCGAGCTGCACCACTG GGAAACATAATGCTGCAGAAATGTCCAACAAGAGGGACCAGCTGGTGTCAGACCTCCGAGGCCTCGCTGTGAGAGAGGGCATGCGGAAGCTGCGGGCAATGCCACTCAGCCTGGGCAATAAGATGGAGCACAG GCGTCTTGCTTTCAGTGACATAGCTGAAGGTTCATATACCAGCAGAAATATTCCATGCCGCAGTGGTCACTGTGGGCGCATTTCAAGG ACTTGTCGTCACTGCCTGTTCAGCTGCCTCACCATCCTCGGTTCCCTCCAGCTGTGGAATTCAGCCATGAAGAGGGTGAGCGGACGTTTCGGAACCGGAGTGCTCTCCTACTTCCTGTTCCTCCGAACCCTCCTGTGCTTGAACCTCCTGCTCTTCGTCATCAACGGCCTGTTCGTGGTCATCCCTCAAGCCATCTACCCTCCTCCTGGTTATAACTCGAACCTGGACACTTTCACTGGCCTTGAGCTTTTAACGGGCACG GGCTACCTCTCTCAGAGTGTGATGTTTTATGGCTACTACACCAACACCAACATCACAGTTTGTCATGCTACTCATTCGACCCATGGTTGCCACACGGTGCCATACAACATACCTGCGGCCTACTTCCTCACCATCGCCTTTGCTTTCTTCATTATCTGCATCATCCTGGTATACAG CATTTCCAAGTCCTTTGGGAGAAGTTTTCACGTCCTCAAGTCGAATGGTAATCTGGCAGTCAACGTTTTCTGCGCCTGGGACTTTAAACTAAGCAAGAAGACGTCTGTCAGATTTCAGTCAGAAAAAATCAGCAATCAGCTCAAA GAGCTCCTGTCTGAGATGATTACAGGAGACAATGAAAAGAGCTGCATCCAGAGACTCTGCCGCCTCATCGTACACTTGCTGGCGTGGACTATGTGTCTGGCAGGCATCTGCCTGGGCGCCATGGCGGTCCACTACATGTCAGAG GCCACCATTAAACCCGTTGGAGACGCTAAGGGGCTTCTCTTGTCTGCAGTGGTGTCAGGCATCAACCTGCTCCTCCCAGGCCTCTTCAACCTGTGTGCGTGGGTCGAGAAACATGACTCACCCAGTGTCTGTGTCCATGTCTCCATTTTCAG GAACCTGTTGTTGAAGATCACTATTGTTGGACTGCTGTGTTACCGCTGGCTGGGGAGAATAGCTGTGGAACCAGAAAGGCAGAATATCAAG TGCTGGGAGAACTTTGTGGGACAAGAAGTGTATCGCTTGCTCCTGATGGACTTTATCTTCACGTTGCTTTACACCTTTTTGGGAGAGTTCCTGTGGAG GCTCTTTTCCAAGCAAGTGCGGGGAAGGAACAGAAAGCCAGTGTTTGACATTGCTCGTAATGTGCTGGAGCTCATTTATGGACAAACTCTTACTTG GCTCGGAGTGCTGTTTGCTCCACTTCTACCCGCAGTGCAAATTATAAAACTGCTTGTGCTGTTTTACATCAAGAAG AGCAGTCTGATGGTAAACTGTCAGGCCCCCAGAAAGCCCTGGAGGGCCAGTCAGATGACAACACTGTTCATCACTATGTTGTGTATCCCGTCATTTGTCAGTGCTGCCGTGGTTGTCACTTATACAATTTGGAC GATTAAACCCTCATCAGGGTGCGGACCTTTCAGGAATCTCGACACAATGTTTAAGTCAGGGAAAATGTGGGCCCAGGAGCTGAAGGAGGCCAACCCAGTCTTGTCTTGGCTCGGCTGGGTCTACAATTCTCTGGTGGAGAACCCAGTTTTCTTATTCCTCGCCAGTGGAATCTTTTT aTTGGTGATATACTTTCACGCCCAAGTTGTTGATGGCCAAAGGAAAATCATAAGTCGGTTGGAAAATCAAATTGAAAAC GAGGGTAAGGACAAAAAGTTCCTTATTACCAAACTGCAAGCGATTTGTGAACAGAATAGTCTGGTTTCTCATTGA
- the LOC109638674 gene encoding transmembrane channel-like protein 6 isoform X2 — protein MSFNVNICQMDSDSDYENLREGQPGQGLILSEPADSTQGSPETLQLDMIESTESWSSSSDHMRDEALDAEQITSLRRHHWSAATQKVLSHMPSCTTGKHNAAEMSNKRDQLVSDLRGLAVREGMRKLRAMPLSLGNKMEHSDIAEGSYTSRNIPCRSGHCGRISRTCRHCLFSCLTILGSLQLWNSAMKRVSGRFGTGVLSYFLFLRTLLCLNLLLFVINGLFVVIPQAIYPPPGYNSNLDTFTGLELLTGTGYLSQSVMFYGYYTNTNITVCHATHSTHGCHTVPYNIPAAYFLTIAFAFFIICIILVYSISKSFGRSFHVLKSNGNLAVNVFCAWDFKLSKKTSVRFQSEKISNQLKELLSEMITGDNEKSCIQRLCRLIVHLLAWTMCLAGICLGAMAVHYMSEATIKPVGDAKGLLLSAVVSGINLLLPGLFNLCAWVEKHDSPSVCVHVSIFRNLLLKITIVGLLCYRWLGRIAVEPERQNIKCWENFVGQEVYRLLLMDFIFTLLYTFLGEFLWRLFSKQVRGRNRKPVFDIARNVLELIYGQTLTWLGVLFAPLLPAVQIIKLLVLFYIKKSSLMVNCQAPRKPWRASQMTTLFITMLCIPSFVSAAVVVTYTIWTIKPSSGCGPFRNLDTMFKSGKMWAQELKEANPVLSWLGWVYNSLVENPVFLFLASGIFLLVIYFHAQVVDGQRKIISRLENQIENEGKDKKFLITKLQAICEQNSLVSH, from the exons ATGAGCTTCAATGTCAACATTTGTCAAAtggattctgattctgactaTGA gaaTCTCAGAGAAGGTCAACCAGGTCAGGGCCTCATCCTCAGTGAACCAGCAGATAGCACCCAGGGGTCCCCTGAGACCCTGCAGTTGGATATGATTGAAAGCACAG agAGCTGGTCGTCCTCAAGTGACCACATGAGGGATGAGGCTCTTGATGCTGAGCAGATCACATCCCTGCGGAGGCACCACTGGTCAGCTGCCACTCAGAAAGTCCTCTCTCACATGCCGAGCTGCACCACTG GGAAACATAATGCTGCAGAAATGTCCAACAAGAGGGACCAGCTGGTGTCAGACCTCCGAGGCCTCGCTGTGAGAGAGGGCATGCGGAAGCTGCGGGCAATGCCACTCAGCCTGGGCAATAAGATGGAGCACAG TGACATAGCTGAAGGTTCATATACCAGCAGAAATATTCCATGCCGCAGTGGTCACTGTGGGCGCATTTCAAGG ACTTGTCGTCACTGCCTGTTCAGCTGCCTCACCATCCTCGGTTCCCTCCAGCTGTGGAATTCAGCCATGAAGAGGGTGAGCGGACGTTTCGGAACCGGAGTGCTCTCCTACTTCCTGTTCCTCCGAACCCTCCTGTGCTTGAACCTCCTGCTCTTCGTCATCAACGGCCTGTTCGTGGTCATCCCTCAAGCCATCTACCCTCCTCCTGGTTATAACTCGAACCTGGACACTTTCACTGGCCTTGAGCTTTTAACGGGCACG GGCTACCTCTCTCAGAGTGTGATGTTTTATGGCTACTACACCAACACCAACATCACAGTTTGTCATGCTACTCATTCGACCCATGGTTGCCACACGGTGCCATACAACATACCTGCGGCCTACTTCCTCACCATCGCCTTTGCTTTCTTCATTATCTGCATCATCCTGGTATACAG CATTTCCAAGTCCTTTGGGAGAAGTTTTCACGTCCTCAAGTCGAATGGTAATCTGGCAGTCAACGTTTTCTGCGCCTGGGACTTTAAACTAAGCAAGAAGACGTCTGTCAGATTTCAGTCAGAAAAAATCAGCAATCAGCTCAAA GAGCTCCTGTCTGAGATGATTACAGGAGACAATGAAAAGAGCTGCATCCAGAGACTCTGCCGCCTCATCGTACACTTGCTGGCGTGGACTATGTGTCTGGCAGGCATCTGCCTGGGCGCCATGGCGGTCCACTACATGTCAGAG GCCACCATTAAACCCGTTGGAGACGCTAAGGGGCTTCTCTTGTCTGCAGTGGTGTCAGGCATCAACCTGCTCCTCCCAGGCCTCTTCAACCTGTGTGCGTGGGTCGAGAAACATGACTCACCCAGTGTCTGTGTCCATGTCTCCATTTTCAG GAACCTGTTGTTGAAGATCACTATTGTTGGACTGCTGTGTTACCGCTGGCTGGGGAGAATAGCTGTGGAACCAGAAAGGCAGAATATCAAG TGCTGGGAGAACTTTGTGGGACAAGAAGTGTATCGCTTGCTCCTGATGGACTTTATCTTCACGTTGCTTTACACCTTTTTGGGAGAGTTCCTGTGGAG GCTCTTTTCCAAGCAAGTGCGGGGAAGGAACAGAAAGCCAGTGTTTGACATTGCTCGTAATGTGCTGGAGCTCATTTATGGACAAACTCTTACTTG GCTCGGAGTGCTGTTTGCTCCACTTCTACCCGCAGTGCAAATTATAAAACTGCTTGTGCTGTTTTACATCAAGAAG AGCAGTCTGATGGTAAACTGTCAGGCCCCCAGAAAGCCCTGGAGGGCCAGTCAGATGACAACACTGTTCATCACTATGTTGTGTATCCCGTCATTTGTCAGTGCTGCCGTGGTTGTCACTTATACAATTTGGAC GATTAAACCCTCATCAGGGTGCGGACCTTTCAGGAATCTCGACACAATGTTTAAGTCAGGGAAAATGTGGGCCCAGGAGCTGAAGGAGGCCAACCCAGTCTTGTCTTGGCTCGGCTGGGTCTACAATTCTCTGGTGGAGAACCCAGTTTTCTTATTCCTCGCCAGTGGAATCTTTTT aTTGGTGATATACTTTCACGCCCAAGTTGTTGATGGCCAAAGGAAAATCATAAGTCGGTTGGAAAATCAAATTGAAAAC GAGGGTAAGGACAAAAAGTTCCTTATTACCAAACTGCAAGCGATTTGTGAACAGAATAGTCTGGTTTCTCATTGA
- the LOC109638703 gene encoding heterogeneous nuclear ribonucleoproteins A1 homolog codes for MHFAAGYRVSLLCRAGSTHISSSVNSDNMEAAKRSVYISLPKKCMAALGKNYELDHGLVVKDLNPYLNEGYIQAYFREWGTVTRCKISKISDKSNKKAVAYVRFSAEDEADRADWAGPHFIGGDEVEVRRVVSPKMEEDDSDKQLATVSTKPRPRRSVGLGYILEDAQWLDDELEE; via the exons ATGCACTTTGCAGCAGGTTACAGAGTCAGTCTACTCTGTAGAGCAGGTTCAACACacatcagcagctcagtgaacTCTG ATAACATGGAAGCAGCAAAAAGAAGTGTGTACATCAGCCTTCCAAAGAAATGCATGGCTGCTTTGGGTAAAAACTATGAACTG GACCATGGACTGGTTGTAAAAGATCTTAACCCATATTTGAATGAAGGATACATACAAGCTTACTTTAGAGAATGGGGCACTGTCACAAGGTGTAAG ATTAGCAAGATCTCCGACAAGAGCAACAAAAAGGCTGTGGCCTATGTGAGGTTTTCTGCGGAGGACGAAGCAGACAGAGCAGACtgggccggtcctcactttatTGGAGGCGATGAAGTGGAAGTGAGACGAGTTGTGAGTCCGAAG ATGGAAGAGGATGATTCAGACAAGCAGCTCGCCACAGTGTCTACAAAACCGAGACCACGGCGATCAGTGGGTCTGGGCTACATACTGGAAGATGCTCAGTGGTTAGATGATGAATTGGAAGAATaa
- the cenpx gene encoding centromere protein X isoform X2 codes for MAEQQDAALGFRKDTVDKLLKGFFREEKNKLSGDAALLMAELLKVFVEEAAVRSLKQAESEDCDQVDIEHFEKILPQLVRTSTPFRRVLSDPGTSAPGLLAQQSHKMEPECCLRVPTSVLLCFQRAPWRPSSKPPGAVGSN; via the exons ATGGCGGAGCAGCAGGATGCAGCACTTGGCTTCAGGAAG GACACGGTGGATAAACTCTTGAAAGGTTTCTTcagggaggagaaaaacaaac TAAGTGGTGATGCTGCCCTGCTGATGGCCGAGCTGCTGAAAGTGTTTGTGGAAG AAGCTGCCGTGAGATCACTGAAACAAGCTGAATCTGAGGACTGTGATCAAGTAGATATCGAGCACTTTGAAAAGATCCTACCTCAGCTGGTGCGTACATCAACACCGTTCAGACGTGTCCTGAGTGATCCGGGCACAAGTG CTCCTGGACTTCTAGCACAGCAAAGCCACAAGATGGAGCCAGAGTGCTGCCTGCGTGTCCCTACTTCAGTCCTATT GTGCTTCCAGCGTGCTCCATGGCGCCCTTCATCAAAGCCTCCGGGAGCAGTTGGAAGCAATTAG
- the cenpx gene encoding centromere protein X isoform X1 yields the protein MCIFVPAVGFTTTLKLSLKTHHKKDTVDKLLKGFFREEKNKLSGDAALLMAELLKVFVEEAAVRSLKQAESEDCDQVDIEHFEKILPQLVRTSTPFRRVLSDPGTSAPGLLAQQSHKMEPECCLRVPTSVLLCFQRAPWRPSSKPPGAVGSN from the exons atgtgtatatttgtacCTGCTGTGGGTTTTACAACAACTCTAAAGCTGTCTTTAAAAACTCACCACAAAAAG GACACGGTGGATAAACTCTTGAAAGGTTTCTTcagggaggagaaaaacaaac TAAGTGGTGATGCTGCCCTGCTGATGGCCGAGCTGCTGAAAGTGTTTGTGGAAG AAGCTGCCGTGAGATCACTGAAACAAGCTGAATCTGAGGACTGTGATCAAGTAGATATCGAGCACTTTGAAAAGATCCTACCTCAGCTGGTGCGTACATCAACACCGTTCAGACGTGTCCTGAGTGATCCGGGCACAAGTG CTCCTGGACTTCTAGCACAGCAAAGCCACAAGATGGAGCCAGAGTGCTGCCTGCGTGTCCCTACTTCAGTCCTATT GTGCTTCCAGCGTGCTCCATGGCGCCCTTCATCAAAGCCTCCGGGAGCAGTTGGAAGCAATTAG